One window of Staphylococcus chromogenes genomic DNA carries:
- a CDS encoding acyltransferase family protein has translation MAHGIQRDAFFDNARAILIFLVVFGHLIQPYTDTHSAINALYLTIYSFHMPAFLFISGYFAKNVGKAGYIEKVGKKLLGPYLIFFAFFSIYYFITGKNSTIDLDPFDPVFALWFLLTLFFFNVIIVIVRDYKPIIVLPIAILIAVLAGFSSNIDGYLSWSRTLVFFPIFYIGYILDGGFSRWIRWKKFVPISMFILIFFYIGYYIHPISSSWLLGSSPYANTEGWNVIWSPLKRLTLYMIIFSSMFAFLNLVPTRKFKWTYIGSRTMYVYLLHGLFIGIIRGHNLFAFIDHPALGLLYNFILSLFIVWLWSTNFIAKWMNPFVHLQKPSQFKPYP, from the coding sequence ATGGCACATGGAATCCAGCGTGATGCATTTTTTGATAATGCCCGTGCAATACTTATTTTTTTAGTTGTTTTTGGACATTTGATACAACCGTATACAGATACACACTCGGCGATAAATGCATTGTATTTAACGATATATAGTTTTCATATGCCTGCCTTCCTTTTTATTTCAGGATATTTTGCTAAAAACGTAGGGAAAGCCGGCTATATCGAAAAAGTAGGGAAAAAGTTACTTGGGCCTTACCTCATCTTTTTTGCATTTTTCTCGATATATTATTTTATTACAGGAAAAAATAGTACGATTGATTTAGATCCATTTGACCCTGTATTTGCTTTATGGTTTTTACTGACCTTGTTCTTTTTTAACGTCATCATTGTGATTGTGAGAGATTATAAACCGATTATTGTTTTGCCTATCGCCATTTTGATTGCGGTATTAGCCGGATTTTCATCCAATATCGATGGCTATTTAAGTTGGTCACGTACATTAGTATTCTTCCCTATTTTTTACATTGGGTATATTCTTGATGGTGGCTTTAGTCGTTGGATTAGATGGAAAAAGTTTGTGCCGATCTCTATGTTTATTCTCATCTTCTTCTATATCGGGTATTATATTCACCCAATTAGTTCATCATGGTTACTTGGAAGTTCTCCGTATGCTAATACAGAGGGATGGAATGTGATATGGAGTCCTTTAAAACGGTTAACACTTTATATGATAATCTTTTCATCTATGTTTGCCTTTTTAAATTTAGTCCCTACGAGAAAGTTCAAATGGACCTATATTGGTTCAAGAACGATGTATGTCTATTTGTTACACGGGTTATTTATAGGGATTATACGTGGTCATAATCTCTTTGCATTCATTGATCACCCTGCCCTTGGTCTTCTTTATAATTTTATTTTATCTTTGTTTATTGTATGGCTATGGTCAACCAATTTTATCGCCAAATGGATGAATCCTTTCGTCCATTTGCAAAAACCTTCACAATTTAAACCTTATCCGTAA
- the menB gene encoding 1,4-dihydroxy-2-naphthoyl-CoA synthase: MARQWETLKEYKEIKYEYFEGIAKVTINRPEVHNAFTPNTVQEMIDAFTRARDDERIGVIILTGEGDKAFCSGGDQKVRGHGGYVGDDQIPRLNVLDLQRLIRVIPKPVIAMVKGYAIGGGNVLQVVCDLTIAADNAKFGQTGPKVGSFDAGYGSGYLARIVGHKKAREIWYLCRQYDAQQALDMGMANTVVPLDKIEDETVQWCKEILQHSPTALRFLKAAMNADTDGLAGLQQFAGDATLLYYTTDEAKEGRDAFKEKRSPDFDQFPKFP; this comes from the coding sequence ATGGCTAGACAATGGGAAACATTAAAAGAATATAAAGAAATTAAATATGAATATTTTGAAGGTATCGCTAAAGTAACGATTAACCGTCCAGAAGTACATAATGCTTTCACACCCAATACGGTTCAAGAAATGATTGACGCATTCACACGTGCACGAGATGACGAACGTATCGGTGTGATCATCTTAACAGGTGAAGGGGACAAAGCATTTTGTTCTGGCGGAGACCAAAAAGTGCGAGGCCACGGCGGATACGTCGGTGACGACCAAATTCCACGTTTAAACGTATTAGATTTACAACGTTTGATTCGTGTCATTCCTAAACCTGTCATTGCAATGGTTAAAGGTTACGCTATTGGTGGCGGTAACGTACTTCAAGTGGTTTGTGATTTAACGATTGCGGCAGATAATGCTAAATTCGGTCAAACAGGACCAAAAGTCGGTTCTTTCGATGCGGGTTATGGTTCTGGTTATTTAGCACGTATTGTTGGTCATAAAAAGGCACGTGAAATTTGGTACTTATGCCGTCAATATGATGCACAACAAGCGTTAGATATGGGAATGGCAAATACTGTTGTTCCTTTAGATAAAATTGAAGATGAGACTGTTCAATGGTGTAAAGAAATTTTACAACATTCACCAACAGCTTTACGTTTCTTAAAAGCAGCGATGAATGCAGATACAGACGGATTAGCAGGCTTACAACAATTTGCGGGTGACGCAACGTTATTATACTATACAACTGATGAAGCAAAAGAAGGTCGAGATGCGTTTAAAGAAAAACGTTCACCAGATTTCGACCAATTCCCTAAATTCCCATAA
- a CDS encoding aminotransferase class I/II-fold pyridoxal phosphate-dependent enzyme → MKLELNEQSKYLKAPSIRQFSSRISQIEDVINLTVGQPDFEMPQVVKNAYQQAISDNLTTYSHNKGLIETRQAVSQFLKTRYNVNYDAESIIMTNGASEALDTSLRCILNPGDEVLLPGPVYAGYIPLIQSLGGVPVFVDTRQTQFKLTPSLIESHMTAKTKVVLLNYPSNPTGATLSFDEVKALVDCLKKYEVFVISDEIYAENTFNQTHTSFAQFEALKDQLLLINGLSKSHSATGIRMGFLAGPLYIIEKMTFMHAYNCICANVPAQVATVAALSEGVNAPQRMNAAYTERRDYLVDALTKMGFELESIPQGAFYIFPKITRFTENDYDFCVEVLEKARVAMVPGSSFTEYGKGYVRISYAYHLDALKEGMKRLKTYLDTYYPQA, encoded by the coding sequence ATGAAACTTGAACTCAATGAACAATCTAAATATTTGAAAGCACCTTCTATACGACAATTCTCAAGCCGAATTAGTCAAATCGAGGATGTGATTAACCTGACTGTAGGTCAACCTGATTTTGAAATGCCTCAAGTTGTAAAAAATGCTTATCAACAAGCAATCTCTGACAACCTCACGACATATTCTCACAATAAAGGGTTAATTGAAACTCGTCAGGCCGTCTCGCAATTTCTAAAAACCCGCTATAACGTCAACTATGATGCTGAATCCATTATTATGACGAACGGGGCATCAGAAGCGTTGGACACGAGCTTACGATGTATTTTAAACCCAGGGGATGAAGTGCTTTTACCAGGACCCGTTTACGCCGGGTACATCCCATTAATTCAATCATTAGGGGGCGTCCCTGTATTTGTCGATACGCGCCAAACACAATTTAAATTAACCCCCTCTTTAATCGAAAGTCATATGACCGCAAAAACAAAAGTGGTCTTACTCAACTATCCTTCTAACCCTACTGGTGCGACATTGAGTTTTGACGAAGTTAAAGCGCTTGTCGATTGCTTAAAAAAATATGAGGTGTTTGTGATTAGTGACGAAATATACGCTGAAAATACATTTAATCAAACACACACTTCTTTTGCCCAATTTGAAGCGCTTAAAGACCAATTACTTCTTATTAATGGATTAAGCAAATCACACTCAGCAACTGGGATTCGCATGGGGTTTTTAGCGGGCCCTTTATACATCATTGAAAAAATGACATTCATGCACGCCTACAATTGTATTTGTGCGAATGTTCCGGCACAAGTGGCAACAGTCGCTGCGCTGTCTGAAGGCGTAAATGCCCCTCAACGCATGAATGCGGCGTACACTGAACGAAGAGATTACTTAGTGGATGCTTTAACTAAAATGGGATTTGAACTAGAATCTATTCCCCAAGGCGCATTTTATATTTTTCCAAAAATCACACGTTTTACTGAAAACGACTATGATTTTTGTGTAGAAGTTTTGGAAAAAGCACGGGTAGCGATGGTGCCTGGTTCTTCCTTTACCGAATATGGAAAAGGTTATGTACGTATTTCTTACGCCTATCATCTAGATGCGTTAAAAGAAGGCATGAAACGACTTAAGACGTATCTTGACACCTATTATCCACAAGCATAA
- the menH gene encoding 2-succinyl-6-hydroxy-2,4-cyclohexadiene-1-carboxylate synthase translates to MLHYKIYEAKQTSETVLIMLHGFISDSSTFDQHIATLTQKTHVVTIDLPGHGEDISDDHQLWDFQWISRALHEIVMKVQKRKTVLHGYSMGARVALYYACRYPETLDGLILESGSPGIQTEAQRIERQQVDEARARVLDIAPLETFVNDWEQLPLFQSQRFLSDVERHRIREMRLRQSPKGLAKALRDYGTGAMPPLWNELEVLQLPVLLIVGEWDEKFIEIAQRMQEQLFDAQLEIVPSVGHTVHVEDATKFDTITLAFINGLNKEGNHG, encoded by the coding sequence ATGTTACACTATAAAATTTATGAGGCAAAACAGACATCGGAAACCGTGCTCATTATGTTGCATGGGTTTATAAGCGACAGTTCAACGTTTGACCAGCATATTGCAACGTTAACTCAAAAGACCCATGTTGTTACGATAGATTTACCTGGGCATGGAGAAGATATCTCAGATGACCATCAATTATGGGATTTTCAATGGATTAGCCGTGCATTGCATGAAATTGTAATGAAAGTTCAAAAGCGTAAAACGGTTTTACATGGGTATTCCATGGGGGCAAGAGTTGCACTTTATTATGCATGTCGGTACCCAGAAACCCTTGACGGCTTGATTTTAGAGAGCGGTTCTCCAGGAATTCAAACAGAGGCCCAACGTATTGAGCGACAACAAGTTGATGAGGCTAGAGCGAGAGTGCTTGATATAGCTCCCTTAGAAACTTTTGTGAACGACTGGGAACAGTTGCCACTTTTCCAGTCACAGCGCTTTTTATCTGACGTAGAACGTCATCGTATTCGTGAGATGCGCTTACGTCAATCTCCAAAAGGATTGGCGAAAGCTTTGCGTGATTACGGGACAGGCGCAATGCCTCCACTTTGGAATGAATTAGAGGTTCTCCAATTGCCTGTGTTACTAATAGTTGGAGAATGGGATGAGAAGTTTATAGAAATTGCACAACGTATGCAAGAACAACTCTTTGACGCTCAATTAGAAATTGTCCCAAGTGTTGGACATACGGTTCATGTGGAAGATGCGACAAAATTTGATACAATAACATTAGCGTTTATTAATGGTTTAAATAAGGAGGGCAACCATGGCTAG